CCGAACTGTACATGTCCACTAAACAATGGAACCATTCCGAAAGTCCAAGATCAATCAATTAAGAGAACGGGACCACAACAATTGAACCAGAACATGCTTATGGTAAGCGAAGTGAGAAAGCTGAATCAAATGAAACCTCACCTTCTTACGATCATCTAGGTACGTCAACCCACGAATAAGAAAAGTAGAAGGATCTGTTTCAGTCCAACTGCAAGGCAAACTACAAGTTGAATCTTTTGGAAGAGTGGATCCATAGTGACAAGATGACGTATCTTCCTTTGCCATCTCATGCAGATCTACATAGCCCCTTTTCTGAACTGCAgcattaaaagaaatcataagtcCTTAGAACTTTAGCTAGAAAGTTAGTTGAGTTTCCTAACATATCAACAAACATCAAACTTGCCTGCAAGATCATGCAGCTTTTTCACAAAAACTGCAGCAGTTGACAATTTGGGATGACGTGCATCCTGTAAACTCAAAAACCAGCATACACATGAGGAAATAGGAATAAAGATATGCATAAAAGAAATGGGAAGAAGAACCAAAGGATTTAGGTTTTGATGAGGTAAATAAAATAATACTGTAGGAAAAATGATTCTTTTGGGTGGGCGTTGAGAAAATGAGGTTGATTTATTAACATTGTTGGCTACTAAGATTTGGAGGTTCCCAGGATATTTCATAGATCCTTAATTCAGTCAATATACCTTAGACCAGGTTAGAGACTCTTCTTGTAACACCACAGAAACAAGCATGAAGCTCTACTCAAGTAATGATTCATTTGAACCTAAGTGTCACTTTCACTCAATACTAGAAGGCAATCCGACAAAAGATGATTTCATCGCGGATGTCGTGCCTCGTGCAGACTCCTGATTTTCTAGGATACTACCTGTTTACAGAATAACTCCCTAAGCTTATGGTTTAAACTTTAAACAGGTAAATACCTGAGAGTATGTCTCTGGGCCAAAATCTGAAGGCCAACCATTTTCTGATTGGTCATAATCCAGTGGCTCAGAGACATCAAAGAACTCATCTGCCGCATCGTTTAAACCCATCAAGCTTGAAGGTGTTTTAACTACTTCTTCCTCCAGATCGGCCAAATTCTTTCCATTTTCGAACCGGGTTTGCACTTCAagcttaatttcttcttcaactcGACGCAGTCTTTTGCTTTTGACCAGCTCCCCTGACACATCAGAGGGCAAGTAATTTCCTATTTTTGCACTGAAAAGCTCCCTCAGAGCTATAAAAATGCAGTGGAAAATAGTTTAGTTGAGTCTGGTAAACAGTCATAGAATACAAATTTGGACTAATCAACTAATGAATTTGACAGAACTAGAAATCACATAGAAAACGCACCAGCAAGTCTCCCTATCATGCATATTGTTATAGATCTGGCTGCAGATGTTCGTACGTATGACTTCCAGAATTTCCAATCAATAGCAAGCATATGCTTGACTACTGACCTCTTCTCTTGATTAACTGGTGATATCACATAACCTCCACCTGCATGGATTTAGGGGATGCCAATTTGTAAGAGTCCCAATTGAATGGCAAAGTACATCCAAAACATGCAGATCTGTTATAGTAGTTTTGTGCATAAAATGGTTGTAAAAGCATATGGCTGATTCAATGTAATGACGAATCTATGTCAACATGCATAATGTACTAGAAAATCTGTCTCCAGCACATAAGTAATTTGTCATTTTGTAGTTCATCCATGATCCAAATAAACAACTGGTTCATAACAGCAATAATGAAGAACCAGCTCTACATTACAGGCATACATTACTTTTAAGGCAGGCACGAATGTAGCCCTTTTGAGGTGGACACTTCTGGTGAAACACTGAATGGTACAGAATAACTGCAAGAAGAAACGATAGGTTATGGTGGATCTAGCTCTCTAAGAAGAAGCTATAGAGAAATCCTCAATAGAGTCAGTACCGTAGGTTCCATCATCCTCCCTTCTCCAATACCGCTGCAAAAGAAGATCTCTTCTTCCCATACCCCTGCGATGTCTTATGTCAATTATAACCCTAACAGAGGAACAGCAAACTATTTCCAGAGCTGAAACATGAACCATACCAAGGTAGCCAATCCCGATTTAGAAGCTTATGAACTATATCAGTGTGACCATCAAGATGTTCAATAACACTGCCTTTGTAGAAACAGAAATCCCACCTGCAACATAAAACACAATATCTTTAGGTCACAACATAAGAGAATCAACAAAATGAGAAGCATACTACTGCAGTTTAATAAGCTTGCAGATGACAAATTGTAAAAGGCTATTTCTTGTCCATTTCTCTACACATAGAGGCCATATAAGCTGACTTTAAGAAATTCTTTTTGGAATAGTGTACTTTGTGACAATTGTAAACAGTCATTCAATACCCTCTTTTGTTGTTTAACCTTGAATATATTATCTAGGGCTTTTATCCCTTGAAAACTAAGAAGAAGCATCAGTTTCTTTGGTTCTTCTCTCCTCACAACTATCTATTTCAATCTCCAATCCGCAATTCAAAGAGCACTGCTTTCTTCAACATGAGTTGAGGCTATAATGGTTTCCTCAGACAATGGGAAGTTGAATAACATATACTGTGCTTATGAATTCTATTCTTGGACATTTGAGGTTAAGTGAAAAACTTCTATTTCTTGATTCACTTACTTGCATACTTGGTGTTAAATGTATAGTAGTATCAGTACATAAATAGATTCTGATTGTCAATAGTTTTGATCGCCTAAGTTTAAACAAATTGCTTTCagattacttgaatcatacagaCGAAATTTGTTTATTCATTCTTAAACATTTAGCTGTACCAGCTTTTAACTTTACCCAAACATTATTGCTCAATTGTTGATTCATATGATCGCAAACTCATATTACAGTTCTCAAGTTGCATCCTGAATTAAAAATTACGGCAAAATTTCATTTCTGCTCAAGTTGAATCCTGATTAACAATCACCGGGAAAAATCATTCAAAGTGCAGAAGACATGGGTGACCGACTAAAATGTATCTGCCTACTAGCACCTGTTTTATAAATTACTTTAGTCAAATCTTAATCAAATTTCTGCATACAGATAAAAAATTTACTAGCAGTGAGTTCATCACTATAAAAATGCTTAAAAGTACAGTGGCTTTTGCTATGGACTTctcctttttgttcttttggggATAAATACTTTTGCCATGGACTTCGCAGCAACTTACTCCGATCTTGAAGGACCAAGTGACATGAGTGTCTGAAAAATGGCCTCTGAAGTTCCATCAACTACACCAACAGCCATTATAGCGGGGTGATCATCCCACTGCAAAGCATAGAACAAGTTCAGCAGCATTTGTTTCATATATTTACTGCCACAGCCCACAGGAGCTGGAGAATATCAACTTACCTTTCCAAGAGATTCCCTATCTTTAGCTTCCTTAAACAGCCTAAGACCTGCATACCCAAGTGATTCAGGTCAACAAAAGGAGAGGAGATAGACCACTTGACAACTAAGTTGCACATACTTCATAAACATTAAATAGTTCCAAAATTTTTTAAGATGTGGATTGGTCTACGAAGTAGGAATTAGACATGTTATTTCCACAATCCTCAAACACAAATGTAAAATCAAAACCTACCATTCTGACACCCAAAGATTGTCCAAGGCGAGGGTGCAACAACATCAGACGTCATAGCATCTGTAACTGAGGATGAACAGACAGTCCAATCAATTGAATTCAGACGATAAGACTTGTTGGAACAATTTAACCTGCGTGCAAAACAAAACCGTAAAGGAAATAGTAATAATGATAACTACAGTCCTATGATTGAGGCTTAATTGGAACTCGATTTTACGCAATGAGAAAATTAACCAACGACTGTCCCTATAAGTAACTTATATTCCTCTGTTCCATTTTATTTGGCACTCTTTCCTTTTTGATTTGTTCCAAAAAGATTTACACCTTTCGATATTTAAAACCTCTTTAATTTTAAATATCCCAATGGTTTTATAGCCATAAAAATGCCATGGCATGTTTAAATTAAGGGTACTTTCTTTTTATAGTGGTACCTTTGGCATGTGCCATAGTTCTTTTTTggtttcttaaactccgtgctccATCATACAGCCAAGTAAAATGAAACGGAGTGAATAACTTAAATGCTATATCCTGAGCAAAGAAAAAGGGTAATGCACCAACTGAATATACCTCAAAGTGTGTGAATCACTCCTTGGAAAATCCACTTGATTTCCTCTGTTCATATCTGCCTAGATTTACTCATTATTGTCAGTTGCCAACGAGCGACAATATAACAGCTCAAATTGACCATTCTGTACCTTTAAAGCTGCTTCCTGAAATGCCTGGATCCACCTTGCCGCTTCCTCAGGACTACTTGCACCCAACTGTTCATAGATTTCATTTATTCACCTGTTGCCCataaaaataaaaactgaaaTGATTTCCGTACCTTCAGCTGATCATTATGATTTGAGGTGTTATAAAGCGTGAAAATGAAAAAGACCTGGAAAATGTAGAAGCAATTTTCAGCAGAAAGTCTCATTAAAGAAACAAATGAGTTTAATCAGAATAATATAGCGAGAGAAAATATTGTCTCTGCCATGAAGTAAAACTGGGGTGAAGATACATACTTTTCTTTGAATGCTCTCTCTGCCATTGTCTGTAACGCGAATGCAGGAATCAATAACTGCACTTCTAATAGGATCCTAACAAAAAGAGTCAAGATGACGTATTGCAATGAGTCCTGGTAATATGGAAAATGTGTAATTCCAAGAAATGAAGGCAGAAGAACTTCACAAACAGACGTATCTCCCACTTGTGACCTCAGAACCCTTTAATTATCACTAACAGCTTGTTTGGGTGGTTGTTATGTATCGTATAATATTGTATTGTACTATATCGTTTTAATgtatacaatgtttggatagattgtattgttttCCATCGTTCATGAtgtcatgcaccaacaatataaagaataaagttgcaatattataaagaaaaagtaaggtacaatgtagaattattatataaaaaggtaggtaAATGATAAAATAGGATTATTTAATAATATGGAAGGACAAGATGGGAGGAAAAAAATAAGGAAATGACGCGATCACACTAAATTGGTCGTTTCATAAAGTGGCACTTTTGACGATGAATTTAActatacgatacaataaaatttaagtaacaatcaaaacaaatattgtatttaaagtaacaatacgatacaatacaacaggtaacaaccatccaaacaagttgtaaccgttacaacaacaacaaacataaagtaatcccacaagtggggtttggggagggtagtgcgtacgcaaccttacccctaccttgcgAAGGTAGAGAGGATGTTTCCGACAGACTCTCGGCTCAAGCAAGGCACAGACATAGCAGTGTTTAAAAGAAGTGCAGTAGTgaaaaagcaataaaagaatcaGTATCACCAGCAAGATATTAAAATAACCGAAGCAAAAGAAATATCATGTACTGATAAAAGTCTAAGGATGGGAAAAATACGGGAATAATACTAAAACTACTGGCGAAAAGATATGTTCGGCTACCTGCTATATCCTAATTCTTGACCTCCAtaccctcctatcaagggtcatgtcctcggtaagctcTGCGAGTGCCATGCCCTGCCTTAT
The Nicotiana sylvestris chromosome 11, ASM39365v2, whole genome shotgun sequence DNA segment above includes these coding regions:
- the LOC104212501 gene encoding protein ENHANCED DISEASE RESISTANCE 2-like isoform X1 yields the protein MGVSEKDSSRMEGWLYLVRSNRFGLQYSRKRYFILQDHFLQSYKSTPVSSNEDPIRSAVIDSCIRVTDNGRESIQRKVFFIFTLYNTSNHNDQLKLGASSPEEAARWIQAFQEAALKADMNRGNQVDFPRSDSHTLRLNCSNKSYRLNSIDWTVCSSSVTDAMTSDVVAPSPWTIFGCQNGLRLFKEAKDRESLGKWDDHPAIMAVGVVDGTSEAIFQTLMSLGPSRSEWDFCFYKGSVIEHLDGHTDIVHKLLNRDWLPWGMGRRDLLLQRYWRREDDGTYVILYHSVFHQKCPPQKGYIRACLKSGGYVISPVNQEKRSVVKHMLAIDWKFWKSYVRTSAARSITICMIGRLAALRELFSAKIGNYLPSDVSGELVKSKRLRRVEEEIKLEVQTRFENGKNLADLEEEVVKTPSSLMGLNDAADEFFDVSEPLDYDQSENGWPSDFGPETYSQDARHPKLSTAAVFVKKLHDLAVQKRGYVDLHEMAKEDTSSCHYGSTLPKDSTCSLPCSWTETDPSTFLIRGLTYLDDRKKIKAKGSLMQMVGADWLKSDKREDDLGGRPGGIVQKYAAKGGPEFFFIVHIQVPGTTTYSLALYYMMDTPLEDSPLLESFVNGDDAYRNSRFKLIPYISKGPWIVKQSVGKKACLIGQALEINYFRGKNYIELGIDIGSSTVARGVVSLVVGYLSNLVIEMAFLVQANTPEELPEYLLGTCRLNHLDVTKAVQVKP
- the LOC104212501 gene encoding protein ENHANCED DISEASE RESISTANCE 2-like isoform X2, with translation MNRGNQVDFPRSDSHTLRLNCSNKSYRLNSIDWTVCSSSVTDAMTSDVVAPSPWTIFGCQNGLRLFKEAKDRESLGKWDDHPAIMAVGVVDGTSEAIFQTLMSLGPSRSEWDFCFYKGSVIEHLDGHTDIVHKLLNRDWLPWGMGRRDLLLQRYWRREDDGTYVILYHSVFHQKCPPQKGYIRACLKSGGYVISPVNQEKRSVVKHMLAIDWKFWKSYVRTSAARSITICMIGRLAALRELFSAKIGNYLPSDVSGELVKSKRLRRVEEEIKLEVQTRFENGKNLADLEEEVVKTPSSLMGLNDAADEFFDVSEPLDYDQSENGWPSDFGPETYSQDARHPKLSTAAVFVKKLHDLAVQKRGYVDLHEMAKEDTSSCHYGSTLPKDSTCSLPCSWTETDPSTFLIRGLTYLDDRKKIKAKGSLMQMVGADWLKSDKREDDLGGRPGGIVQKYAAKGGPEFFFIVHIQVPGTTTYSLALYYMMDTPLEDSPLLESFVNGDDAYRNSRFKLIPYISKGPWIVKQSVGKKACLIGQALEINYFRGKNYIELGIDIGSSTVARGVVSLVVGYLSNLVIEMAFLVQANTPEELPEYLLGTCRLNHLDVTKAVQVKP